A genomic window from Lotus japonicus ecotype B-129 chromosome 1, LjGifu_v1.2 includes:
- the LOC130718848 gene encoding uncharacterized protein LOC130718848, whose product MIKAKVADGCLHGIKITRRAPCVSHLFFADDSILLARATMEEAKTLHGILTDYETFSGQRINLDKCELSLSRNVPSVRANELECLLGVKAVERHEKYLGLPTFVGRSKPQVFSFVRERIWKKLKGWKEKALSRLGREVLIKSTAQAIPTYVI is encoded by the coding sequence ATGATCAAGGCAAAAGTGGCAGATGGCTGCCTCCATGGCATCAAAATCACGCGAAGGGCACCTTGTGTCTCACATCTTTTCTTCGCCGATGATAGCATACTCCTAGCTAGAGCAACAATGGAAGAAGCCAAAACTCTCCATGGAATCCTCACGGATTATGAGACTTTCTCGGGTCAGAGAATCAACTTGGACAAATGCGAACTTTCCCTAAGCCGCAACGTGCCTAGTGTCCGTGCAAATGAGCTTGAATGCTTGCTTGGTGTTAAGGCAGTGGAAAGGCATGAAAAGTACTTGGGTTTACCTACCTTTGTGGGTAGATCAAAACCTCAAGTCTTTAGCTTTGTCCGGGAGAGGATTTGGAAGAAACTCAAGGGATGGAAAGAAAAGGCTCTCTCAAGATTGGGAAGGGAAGTTCTAATAAAGTCCACAGCACAAGCAATTCCAACGTATGTTATATGA
- the LOC130718924 gene encoding heavy metal-associated isoprenylated plant protein 16-like, which yields MKKIVIEVHMNDDKCRSKALKIAAAFQGVNSMSLEGESRDQLVVTGDIDSVSLTNKLRKKFSYATLLGVGDMEDSNNKGGDAGGTKENVTIEDSNNKGGNIGGTEENVTTSTENISIPYSYANYPPPLFHVVYDPYPSSCSIL from the exons ATGAAG AAAATAGTTATCGAGGTGCACATGAACGATGACAAATGCAGAAGCAAAGCACTGAAAATTGCTGCAGCTTTTCAAG GTGTGAATTCAATGTCATTAGAAGGCGAAAGCAGAGATCAACTAGTCGTGACAGGAGATATCGATTCTGTTTCCTTGACAAATAAATTGAGGAAAAAGTTCAGCTATGCAACCCTTTTAGGTGTTGGAGACATGGAGGATTCCAACAATAAGGGTGGCGATGCCGGAGGGACAAAGGAAAATGTAACAATTGAGGATTCCAACAATAAAGGTGGCAATATCGGAGGGACAGAGGAAAATGTAACAACTTCAACGGAAAACATATCCATACCTTATTCTTATGCAAACTATCCTCCCCCCTTGTTCCACGTGGTTTATGATCCATACCCATCTAGTTGTTCCATCCTCTAG